A DNA window from Nerophis ophidion isolate RoL-2023_Sa linkage group LG13, RoL_Noph_v1.0, whole genome shotgun sequence contains the following coding sequences:
- the stx19 gene encoding syntaxin-19 produces MKDRLKDLRERTQELPDTGSAGSTSEEEGHHDDSVAVEAITPQAVLFGEEPVIDNFLSQVQLIRNDISTLETEVLKFNQQQKMLVATMRRFSIMKKESSITRDIKLRAESLHRRLDTLSKQVQKTEEQQGPTAVTARIQRAQHAAMHSKFQQVMRQYNEGLLTKQDRCKHFIIRQLEVSGRDVTEGDVNDMVATGKWEVFNENLLNDARITRSQLSEIEQRHKELLSLESNMMELRDLFTDIFMLVEEQGAYMEHIQTNVEQTQDYVAASNEKFKLAARYKKKNPLRQICCCCCPPWKCCM; encoded by the exons ATGAAGGACCGCCTAAAAGACCTCCGGGAGAGGACTCAGGAGTTGCCTGACACAGGAAGTGCTGGTTCCACATCAGAGGAGGAGGGTCACCATGACGACTCGGTGGCGGTGGAGGCCATAACGCCGCAGGCTGTTCTGTTTGGGGAGGAACCCGTCATTGACAACTTCCTGTCCCAAGTCCAGCTGATCCGAAATGATATCAGCACCCTGGAGACGGAG GTTCTGAAGTTCAACCAGCAGCAGAAGATGTTGGTTGCAACCATGCGGCGTTTTAGCATCATGAAGAAGGAAAGCAGCATTACCAGGGACATCAAGCTCCGAGCTGAGAGCCTTCACCGACGTCTGGACACGCTTTCAAAGCAAGTCCAAAAAACAGAAGAGCAGCAAGGACCTACGGCCGTGACCGCCAGGATACAACGGGCGCAGCACGCCGCCATGCACTCCAAATTCCAGCAG GTGATGCGGCAGTACAACGAAGGGCTGTTGACCAAGCAGGACCGCTGCAAGCACTTCATCATCCGGCAGCTGGAGGTGTCGGGGAGGGACGTGACCGAGGGGGACGTCAACGACATGGTGGCCACGGGGAAATGGGAGGTCTTCAACGAGAACCTGCTGAACGACGCCAGGATCACGCGGTCCCAACTCTCTGAGATCGAACAGCGGCACAAG GAGTTGTTGAGCCTTGAGAGCAACATGATGGAGCTGAGGGACCTCTTCACGGACATCTTCATGTTGGTGGAGGAACAAGGCGCCTACATGGAACACATCCAGACCAACGTGGAACAGACCCAGGACTACGTGGCGGCGTCCAACGAGAAGTTCAAGCTGGCCGCCAGGTACAAGAAGAAGAACCCTCTCCGCCAGATCTGCTGCTGTTGCTGCCCTCCCTGGAAATGCTGCATGTGA